One genomic region from Microcella humidisoli encodes:
- the ychF gene encoding redox-regulated ATPase YchF, giving the protein MALTIGIVGLPNVGKSTLFNALTENDVLAANYPFATIEPNVGVVELPDPRLKVLAEIFGSERILPAAVSFVDIAGIVKGASEGEGLGNQFLANIRESDAIAQVVRAFTDSDVVHVAGAVDPASDMETINTELMLADLQTLEKAIPRYEKEVKGKKADPSVLQAALDAQALLSAGATLSSAGFDATPIRELGLLSAKPFIYVFNVDEGVLGDSARMAELAALVAPAKAVFLDAKIESELIGMDAADAAELLASTGQSESGLAQLARIGFDTLGLQTYLTAGPKESRAWTIGKGWKAPQAAGVIHTDFERGFIKAEVIGFDDLVACGSVAEARAKGKARIEGKDYVMQDGDVVEFRFNV; this is encoded by the coding sequence GTGGCTCTCACTATCGGCATCGTCGGCCTGCCCAACGTCGGCAAGTCCACCCTCTTCAACGCGCTCACCGAGAACGACGTGCTCGCGGCGAACTACCCGTTCGCCACGATCGAGCCCAACGTCGGCGTCGTCGAGCTGCCCGACCCGCGTCTGAAGGTGCTGGCCGAGATCTTCGGCAGCGAGCGCATCCTGCCTGCCGCCGTGTCGTTCGTCGACATCGCGGGCATCGTGAAGGGCGCGAGCGAGGGCGAGGGCCTCGGCAACCAGTTCCTCGCGAACATCCGCGAGTCCGACGCGATCGCGCAGGTCGTGCGCGCCTTCACCGACAGCGACGTCGTGCACGTCGCCGGCGCCGTCGACCCGGCCAGCGACATGGAGACCATCAACACCGAGCTCATGCTCGCCGACCTGCAGACGCTCGAGAAGGCGATCCCGCGCTACGAGAAAGAGGTCAAGGGCAAGAAGGCCGACCCCTCGGTGCTGCAGGCGGCGCTGGATGCTCAGGCCTTGCTCTCCGCCGGCGCGACCCTCTCCTCCGCTGGTTTCGACGCTACGCCGATCCGCGAGCTCGGCCTCCTGAGCGCGAAGCCGTTTATCTACGTGTTCAACGTCGACGAGGGAGTGCTCGGCGACAGCGCCCGCATGGCCGAGCTCGCCGCGCTCGTCGCGCCCGCGAAGGCGGTCTTCCTCGACGCGAAGATCGAGAGCGAACTGATCGGCATGGATGCCGCCGACGCCGCCGAGCTCTTGGCCTCGACCGGTCAGAGCGAGAGCGGACTCGCGCAGTTGGCTCGCATCGGCTTCGACACCCTCGGCCTGCAGACCTACCTGACCGCCGGACCCAAAGAGTCGCGCGCGTGGACCATCGGCAAGGGCTGGAAGGCCCCCCAAGCCGCGGGCGTCATCCACACCGACTTCGAGCGCGGCTTCATCAAGGCCGAGGTCATCGGCTTCGACGACCTCGTCGCCTGCGGCTCGGTCGCCGAGGCCCGCGCCAAGGGCAAGGCCCGAATCGAGGGCAAGGACTACGTCATGCAAGACGGCGACGTGGTCGAGTTCCGCTTCAACGTGTGA
- a CDS encoding gamma-glutamyltransferase family protein yields MTAFTSPPVDRTRPELRGTFGMAASTHWLATATAQSVLERGGTAVDAAVAAAFVLHVVEPHLNGPGGDLTAIVAPAGEHPFVLAGQGSAPAAATIEHYRGLGLDEIPGAGPLAAAVPGSVVAWLHLLATRGTWELADVLAPALGYARDGHPVHENVVRTIRAVAPLFEQHWPTSAAQWMPGGRIPEPGDLITNEPWARVLARLLAAGESTGSRESRVRAAIALWTEIVGEAAEQFVQSPVQHSIGGALPGVMTAADLAAYSPAEEATASLTFRGVEVLKAGLWSQGPALLQSLAILDAAAAVGGDAVLDPSTALGVHTITEALKLALADRDAWFADPAAIDDPDALLTDLLSPAYAAERAALIGETASREVRPGRPGGREPWMPPVRPAGAAAAPLPGSGEPTLDRAGRQRGDTCHLDVIDRHGTMISATPSGGWLQSSPTIPALGFCLGTRLQMMWLDSASPSRLEPGIRPRSTLSPTMLVREGRVVEALGTPGGDQQDQWQLLYLLRRIVGGYEPQQAIDAPMFHTDAMVASFEPRTVQPGSLTVESRLGASVIDELRARGHEVTVMGPWSLGRLSCVGIERDRGWMFAAANSRGNQGYAAGR; encoded by the coding sequence ATGACCGCCTTCACCTCCCCGCCCGTCGACCGCACCCGCCCCGAGCTGCGCGGCACGTTCGGCATGGCGGCGAGCACGCACTGGCTCGCGACCGCGACGGCGCAGTCGGTGCTCGAGCGGGGCGGCACCGCGGTCGACGCCGCCGTGGCCGCGGCCTTCGTGCTGCACGTCGTCGAGCCGCACCTCAACGGACCGGGCGGAGACCTGACGGCGATCGTGGCGCCCGCGGGAGAGCATCCGTTCGTGCTCGCCGGACAGGGATCCGCCCCCGCCGCCGCGACCATCGAGCACTACCGCGGGCTCGGCCTCGACGAGATCCCCGGCGCGGGGCCGCTCGCCGCCGCCGTGCCCGGCTCGGTCGTCGCCTGGCTGCACCTGCTCGCGACGCGCGGCACCTGGGAGCTCGCCGACGTGCTCGCCCCCGCCCTCGGCTACGCGCGCGACGGGCACCCCGTGCACGAGAACGTGGTGCGCACGATCCGCGCGGTCGCGCCGCTGTTCGAGCAGCACTGGCCGACATCGGCAGCGCAGTGGATGCCCGGCGGGCGCATTCCCGAACCCGGCGACCTGATCACCAACGAGCCCTGGGCCCGGGTGCTGGCGCGCCTGCTCGCGGCGGGCGAGTCGACCGGCTCGCGGGAGTCGCGCGTGCGCGCAGCGATCGCGCTGTGGACCGAGATCGTCGGCGAGGCGGCCGAGCAGTTCGTGCAGAGCCCGGTGCAGCACTCGATCGGCGGTGCGCTGCCGGGCGTCATGACCGCCGCCGACCTCGCGGCGTACTCCCCCGCCGAGGAGGCGACCGCATCGCTGACCTTCCGCGGCGTTGAGGTGCTGAAGGCCGGGCTGTGGTCGCAGGGGCCCGCGCTGCTGCAGTCGCTCGCCATTCTCGACGCAGCCGCGGCCGTGGGCGGCGACGCCGTGCTCGACCCCTCGACCGCCCTCGGCGTGCACACCATCACCGAGGCGCTCAAGCTCGCGCTCGCCGACCGCGACGCCTGGTTCGCCGACCCGGCAGCGATCGATGATCCGGATGCGCTGCTCACCGACCTGCTGTCCCCCGCCTACGCGGCCGAGCGCGCTGCCCTCATCGGCGAGACGGCCTCGCGCGAGGTGCGGCCCGGCCGCCCCGGCGGGCGCGAGCCGTGGATGCCGCCCGTGCGGCCCGCCGGCGCTGCCGCGGCCCCGCTGCCCGGCTCGGGCGAGCCGACGCTCGACCGCGCGGGGCGCCAGCGCGGCGACACCTGCCATCTCGACGTCATCGACCGCCACGGCACGATGATCTCGGCGACGCCTTCGGGCGGCTGGCTGCAGTCGTCGCCGACGATCCCCGCTCTCGGCTTCTGCCTCGGCACGCGCCTGCAGATGATGTGGCTCGACTCGGCGTCTCCGTCGCGGCTTGAGCCGGGCATCCGCCCCCGCAGCACGCTCTCGCCGACGATGCTCGTGCGCGAGGGGCGCGTGGTCGAGGCGCTCGGCACCCCGGGTGGCGACCAGCAGGACCAGTGGCAGCTGCTCTACCTGCTGCGCCGCATCGTCGGCGGGTATGAGCCGCAGCAGGCGATCGATGCGCCGATGTTCCACACCGACGCGATGGTCGCCTCGTTCGAGCCGCGCACGGTGCAGCCGGGGTCGCTCACGGTCGAGTCGCGGCTCGGTGCCTCGGTGATCGACGAGCTGCGGGCGCGCGGGCACGAGGTGACCGTCATGGGCCCGTGGAGCCTCGGTCGCCTCAGCTGCGTGGGCATCGAGCGCGACCGCGGGTGGATGTTCGCCGCGGCCAATTCGCGCGGCAACCAGGGCTACGCCGCGGGTCGGTGA
- a CDS encoding glycoside hydrolase family 36 protein gives MPHGFERIVAHPERPDHSAERAGDTIVARLRLDGWHDVSVRMLHPFTWDAKFRGFRIDELAVSPARPRTLVSGAYSVADAAALNVDAAHGTRTPFDFPEGEMHDGVLYRTVGHSPEADERYQDAAGWCTVAAADADGRPVALATALDRSEAVLLDLLADDHGLTVQTRLPWQTFRPAELPAPDALPGLLVRHGHGDHETAEAWLRELLAATVPSRASTAPPPLIADTWGFGTDIDPERVTAFFDVAADLGVEVVTVDKGWEDHVGDWNAQSGYAGGVAGIAALAHDRGMKLGLWVGAGNASPDSVVATAHPDWLATWNGRHQMVSHRNHSLCLGHEPARDHVLACLDRLVRDGVDWLLHDFETISRCDAEHHTHDPGAGEAAGVTGWYSVLAALREAHPNLLIENCWNGGKPLDLQMIAHHDTTIGDDWCRSQENRLAALGLGVYLPSSWTSKYMGDEPHLPLRAQLAPYLVGGPWILMGDLPGWAPAQLAEMRQGIAIYREWRTAAMDARAVSPVLSGSTAGVTGLAHSPRAHGAQLATFAVSEAGVGQVVRWRPVLDASGAADVDVWIVRDEWSGAEQRVARAELDAGIPLNTASADGLALSIRPA, from the coding sequence ATGCCCCACGGCTTCGAGCGCATCGTCGCGCACCCCGAGCGTCCTGACCACTCCGCCGAGCGCGCTGGCGACACGATCGTCGCGCGCCTGCGGCTCGACGGCTGGCACGACGTGAGCGTGCGCATGCTGCACCCCTTCACGTGGGATGCGAAGTTCCGGGGCTTCCGAATCGACGAGCTCGCCGTGAGTCCCGCCCGGCCGCGCACGCTCGTCAGCGGCGCCTACTCGGTCGCCGACGCAGCCGCACTCAACGTCGACGCCGCGCACGGCACCCGCACGCCCTTCGACTTCCCCGAAGGCGAGATGCACGACGGCGTGCTCTACCGCACGGTCGGACACTCCCCGGAGGCTGACGAGCGCTACCAGGATGCGGCCGGCTGGTGCACGGTCGCCGCCGCCGACGCCGACGGTCGGCCTGTCGCCCTCGCCACGGCGCTCGACCGCAGCGAAGCGGTGCTGCTCGACCTGCTCGCCGACGACCATGGGCTGACCGTGCAGACGCGCCTGCCGTGGCAGACCTTCCGCCCGGCCGAGCTTCCAGCCCCGGATGCCCTTCCCGGCCTGCTCGTGCGTCACGGTCACGGCGACCACGAGACCGCGGAGGCCTGGCTGCGCGAGCTGCTCGCGGCGACGGTGCCGAGCCGAGCATCCACCGCCCCGCCGCCGCTCATCGCCGACACCTGGGGCTTCGGTACCGACATCGACCCCGAGCGGGTCACGGCGTTCTTCGACGTCGCCGCCGACCTCGGCGTGGAGGTCGTCACGGTCGACAAGGGCTGGGAGGACCACGTCGGCGACTGGAACGCGCAGTCCGGCTACGCGGGCGGCGTCGCGGGCATCGCCGCGCTCGCGCACGATCGCGGCATGAAGCTCGGGCTGTGGGTGGGGGCGGGCAACGCGTCGCCCGATTCGGTGGTCGCGACCGCGCACCCCGACTGGCTCGCCACCTGGAACGGCCGGCACCAGATGGTCTCGCACCGCAACCACTCGCTGTGCCTCGGGCACGAGCCCGCGCGCGACCACGTGCTCGCGTGCCTCGACCGCCTCGTGCGCGACGGCGTCGACTGGCTGCTGCACGACTTCGAGACGATCAGCCGCTGCGACGCCGAGCACCACACCCACGACCCCGGTGCGGGCGAGGCGGCGGGCGTGACCGGCTGGTACTCGGTGCTCGCGGCGCTGCGCGAGGCGCACCCGAACCTGCTCATCGAGAACTGCTGGAACGGCGGCAAGCCCCTCGACCTCCAGATGATCGCGCACCACGACACGACGATCGGCGACGACTGGTGCCGGTCGCAGGAGAACCGCCTCGCGGCCCTCGGCCTCGGCGTCTACCTGCCGTCGTCGTGGACCAGCAAGTACATGGGCGACGAACCGCACCTGCCGCTGCGCGCGCAACTCGCGCCCTACCTCGTCGGCGGCCCATGGATCCTCATGGGCGACCTGCCGGGCTGGGCGCCCGCGCAGCTCGCCGAGATGCGGCAGGGAATCGCGATCTACCGCGAGTGGCGAACGGCGGCGATGGATGCTCGCGCCGTGTCGCCCGTGCTCTCGGGCTCGACGGCCGGCGTGACGGGGCTCGCGCACTCGCCCCGCGCTCACGGCGCCCAGCTCGCGACCTTCGCGGTCTCGGAGGCCGGGGTCGGGCAGGTCGTGCGGTGGCGTCCGGTTCTCGACGCGAGCGGCGCGGCCGATGTCGACGTGTGGATCGTTCGGGACGAGTGGAGCGGCGCCGAGCAGCGCGTCGCCCGAGCCGAGCTCGATGCGGGCATCCCGCTCAACACCGCAAGCGCCGACGGTCTGGCGCTCAGCATCCGCCCCGCTTAG
- a CDS encoding LLM class flavin-dependent oxidoreductase, producing the protein MTKLGFLSFGNWMGVTGSRTRTGGEALLQGVELAVAAEEVGVDGAYYRVHHFAQNHSNPFPMMAAAAARTSRIELGTGVIDMRYENPWSLAEQAGATDLISGGRLQLGISRGSPEAVVDGWRSFDQIPAEGQTDADMAREHTDLFRRAIDGEGFAPGNPRVIGTSTPQPVTPQSPGLYDRIWWGAGTRATAVWTAEQGMNLMSSTLLTEDTGVPFDELQAEQIAMFRSAWAARGWKREPRVSVSRSILPIIDEETQYYFGVQAQAEQTDQVGILDGSRSRFGRSYIGAPDVIAAELARDAAVQAADTLLVTVPNQLGVEFNARLLEAIVRDVMPVVDAEVVPSLA; encoded by the coding sequence ATGACGAAGCTCGGGTTCCTGTCGTTCGGCAACTGGATGGGCGTGACCGGCTCGCGCACCCGCACGGGCGGCGAGGCGCTGCTGCAGGGCGTGGAGCTCGCGGTCGCGGCCGAGGAGGTCGGCGTCGACGGCGCCTACTACCGCGTGCACCACTTCGCCCAGAACCACTCGAACCCGTTCCCGATGATGGCCGCCGCGGCTGCGCGCACGAGCCGCATCGAGCTCGGCACCGGCGTCATCGACATGCGCTACGAGAACCCGTGGTCGCTCGCCGAGCAGGCCGGCGCCACGGACCTGATCAGCGGCGGCCGGCTGCAGCTCGGCATCAGCCGGGGATCACCCGAGGCCGTCGTCGACGGCTGGCGCTCCTTCGACCAGATTCCGGCCGAGGGGCAGACGGACGCCGACATGGCCCGCGAGCACACCGACCTCTTCCGTCGCGCGATCGACGGCGAAGGCTTCGCGCCCGGCAACCCGCGCGTCATCGGCACCTCCACGCCGCAGCCGGTGACCCCGCAGTCGCCCGGGCTGTACGACCGCATCTGGTGGGGCGCCGGCACTCGTGCGACCGCCGTGTGGACGGCCGAGCAGGGCATGAACCTCATGAGCTCGACGCTTCTGACCGAAGACACCGGGGTGCCGTTCGACGAGCTGCAGGCCGAGCAGATCGCGATGTTCCGGTCGGCGTGGGCCGCTCGCGGATGGAAGCGCGAGCCCCGCGTGTCGGTGAGCCGCAGCATCCTGCCCATCATCGACGAGGAGACGCAGTACTACTTCGGCGTGCAGGCGCAGGCTGAGCAGACCGATCAGGTCGGCATTCTCGACGGTTCGCGCTCGCGCTTCGGCCGCTCGTACATCGGGGCGCCCGACGTGATCGCCGCCGAGCTCGCGCGCGACGCCGCCGTGCAGGCCGCCGACACGCTGCTCGTCACGGTGCCGAACCAGCTCGGCGTCGAGTTCAACGCGCGCCTGCTCGAGGCGATCGTGCGCGACGTGATGCCGGTGGTCGACGCGGAGGTCGTGCCCTCGCTCGCGTAG
- a CDS encoding DMT family transporter, with protein sequence MHLLRRYSPAVLAQLFWAMNFVVGDRVIAEFTPLELTFFRWLGAFPILLAITLWIERDRLDKWKLARQEWWIHIVQAVLGMVGYTLLLYAALDTTSPVNASVISAINPAVIALAAVVVLGERIRRGGVLGIAISFVGVVIVVLLGGSGGISDVSVAVGDLLILGAILAWTAYVIISRRIQTPPITATTVQVGMSAVMLAPVMALVGIQAQPSAEGWWGLAIIIVFPSALAYLLWNVAVTQLGPSRTGVFLNLLPVFTAIIAVALGDALTVWQVIGGLIVLAGVYLTTRPGATIPGPERRIRDADRIPQE encoded by the coding sequence CCCGCCGTGCTCGCCCAGCTCTTCTGGGCGATGAACTTCGTCGTCGGCGACCGTGTGATCGCCGAGTTCACGCCGCTCGAGCTCACGTTCTTCCGGTGGCTGGGCGCGTTTCCGATCCTGCTCGCCATCACCCTGTGGATCGAGCGCGACCGCCTCGACAAGTGGAAGCTCGCCCGGCAGGAGTGGTGGATCCACATCGTCCAGGCCGTGCTGGGCATGGTCGGGTACACCCTGCTGCTCTACGCCGCGCTCGACACCACGTCGCCGGTCAACGCGAGTGTGATCAGCGCCATCAACCCGGCCGTGATCGCGCTCGCCGCGGTCGTCGTGCTGGGGGAGCGCATCCGTCGCGGGGGTGTGCTCGGCATCGCGATCTCGTTCGTGGGCGTCGTCATCGTCGTGCTGCTCGGCGGCTCGGGCGGCATCTCTGACGTGAGCGTCGCGGTCGGCGACCTGCTCATCCTCGGCGCGATTCTCGCGTGGACGGCGTACGTCATCATCAGCCGGCGCATCCAGACCCCGCCGATCACGGCGACGACCGTGCAGGTCGGCATGAGCGCCGTGATGCTCGCGCCCGTCATGGCTCTCGTGGGCATTCAGGCGCAGCCCTCCGCCGAGGGCTGGTGGGGGCTCGCGATCATCATCGTGTTCCCGAGCGCGCTCGCCTACCTGCTGTGGAACGTCGCCGTCACGCAACTCGGCCCCTCGCGCACGGGCGTGTTCCTCAACCTGCTGCCCGTCTTCACGGCGATCATCGCGGTCGCGCTCGGCGACGCGCTCACCGTGTGGCAGGTGATCGGCGGGCTCATCGTGCTTGCTGGTGTGTACCTGACGACGCGGCCCGGCGCGACGATTCCCGGCCCCGAGAGGCGGATTCGGGATGCTGATCGCATCCCGCAGGAATAG